In one window of Opitutus sp. GAS368 DNA:
- a CDS encoding TonB-dependent receptor plug domain-containing protein, with product MNHKQRSAFRAGFLITAAALLAWPLAARAQQTTPDQKAATDTSTVEKKGTKDETVVLSPFTVTTDKDRGYAATNAISGSRVDSPIKDLPIPMQVITSEFINDIGATDLRKSLSYASSISLQTQNDLENKGGIGGIQNSAYGPGGVNNPEGITSNISGVQLKIRGFITNNVLRNGFLRGSPSDALNIDRIEVVQGPNALLYGTGNFGGVVDYLTKRPLNRQQGLASFQIGRYDFLRTSVDVTGPVSNLAGVDYRILGSWESSKTQIDFQKSSHYFIAPSFSWKPTPTTEILVETEYTKSKQNGNGFRALRAAQGTGATPINNDQLEATGFYWAPGADKRTSNLGGPDNFNNQDQNNIELILTQQLLKEGDWVPQVDFLAGFNINKYNFHTQNANGGIEQVSAGNPGFNLSQTITLTSLDNGLDGTTPSNGNLKYGTFNNEVVRYAWNQNNAQTTRNQERIELTARKTMFQDKWYRTEDQVLAGYSELYNKIQSNNWQTLPGLFSFKGPLDLSPILFATQGDGSPAPGLYENNFGNINKGWDKAFYLNNFAKFGRLWGVDDRIILMTGVRKDTSDNWSTNTNVTSTGVQTTTTSTALQTKATSRQLGVMLKLTKSLSVFALKADGFQPNFGGLHEALTGSPVGADTAKSKEIGVKFDFMDGKISGSISHYKITKNAWLASGFSTPAPLGHVRFDPTKPIIYNLGDANGTGFFNPFTNTPYTTHAADGSVITLPGFVSNGQTYTPNAPEQAAWIAAINAGAVTLTSPINGQSQNAGSIYLNASNPAGAAWLDAQFAAAAPGWAGWIYQGNSTNDPGVNNATLDDAAFQNGPQQAAIPSVSQAEGWDGTIMFTPNDHFQVVVSASINTSVQLINKGQWIKYPYPQDRWATWYFPNGGFGLKGQTLAAAYTDPTDTSTRTNTGTFPGDDTPKNRFTAFCNYKFRDSLKGWVAGAGVDWTSQRAYFSGVTHGSGQVQTDVNGKVIVLYSPSQMTVNGFVRREWKSGGYSQSLQLNIYNLLDDTKLYGSIYNPPITAHLTYDIAF from the coding sequence ATGAACCACAAGCAACGTTCCGCCTTTCGTGCGGGATTCTTGATCACCGCGGCCGCCCTCCTGGCGTGGCCGCTTGCGGCCCGTGCGCAGCAAACCACTCCCGACCAGAAGGCCGCGACGGACACCAGCACCGTCGAAAAAAAGGGCACCAAGGACGAAACGGTCGTCCTTTCGCCCTTCACCGTCACGACCGACAAGGACCGCGGTTATGCCGCGACCAACGCAATCTCCGGTTCGCGCGTCGACAGCCCGATCAAGGACCTGCCGATCCCGATGCAGGTCATCACCAGCGAATTCATCAATGACATCGGCGCGACCGACCTGCGCAAGTCCCTGTCCTATGCCTCGAGCATCTCGCTCCAGACCCAGAACGACCTGGAGAACAAGGGCGGCATCGGCGGGATTCAGAACAGCGCCTACGGTCCGGGCGGCGTGAACAACCCCGAGGGCATCACCTCGAACATCAGCGGAGTGCAGCTCAAGATCCGCGGCTTCATCACGAACAACGTCCTGCGCAACGGCTTTCTCCGCGGCAGCCCGAGCGACGCCCTCAACATCGACCGCATCGAGGTCGTGCAGGGGCCCAACGCGCTCCTCTACGGCACGGGCAACTTCGGTGGCGTGGTCGACTACCTCACCAAGCGCCCGCTCAACCGCCAACAGGGCCTGGCCTCCTTCCAGATCGGCCGCTACGACTTCCTGCGCACCTCGGTGGACGTGACCGGACCGGTCAGCAATCTCGCCGGCGTGGATTACCGCATCCTCGGCTCCTGGGAAAGTTCCAAGACCCAGATCGATTTCCAGAAGAGCTCGCACTATTTCATCGCGCCTTCCTTTTCCTGGAAGCCGACCCCGACGACCGAGATCCTCGTCGAGACCGAATACACCAAGTCCAAGCAGAACGGCAATGGTTTCCGCGCCCTGCGCGCGGCCCAGGGCACCGGCGCCACGCCCATCAACAACGACCAGCTCGAGGCCACCGGCTTCTACTGGGCGCCGGGCGCCGACAAGCGCACCTCCAACCTCGGGGGACCCGACAACTTCAACAACCAGGACCAGAACAATATCGAACTCATCCTCACGCAGCAGCTGCTGAAGGAGGGCGATTGGGTCCCGCAGGTCGACTTCCTCGCCGGGTTCAACATCAACAAGTATAATTTCCACACGCAGAACGCCAACGGCGGCATCGAGCAGGTCTCGGCCGGCAATCCCGGCTTCAACCTCTCGCAGACGATCACGCTGACCTCGCTCGACAACGGCCTCGACGGCACCACGCCGTCCAACGGCAACCTGAAATACGGCACGTTCAACAACGAGGTCGTCCGCTATGCCTGGAACCAGAATAACGCCCAGACCACGCGCAACCAGGAACGCATCGAGCTGACCGCCCGCAAGACTATGTTCCAGGACAAGTGGTATCGCACCGAGGACCAGGTGCTCGCCGGCTACTCGGAGCTCTACAACAAGATCCAGTCGAACAACTGGCAGACGCTGCCCGGCCTTTTCAGCTTCAAGGGCCCGCTCGACCTCAGCCCCATCCTCTTCGCCACGCAGGGCGACGGTTCGCCTGCGCCCGGTCTGTATGAGAACAACTTTGGCAACATCAACAAGGGCTGGGACAAGGCGTTTTACCTCAATAATTTTGCCAAGTTCGGCCGCCTCTGGGGCGTCGATGACCGCATCATCCTGATGACCGGCGTGCGCAAGGACACCAGCGACAACTGGTCCACCAACACCAACGTCACGTCGACCGGCGTCCAGACGACCACCACCAGCACCGCGCTGCAGACCAAGGCGACGTCCCGCCAGCTGGGCGTCATGCTCAAGCTCACCAAGAGCCTCTCCGTCTTCGCGCTGAAGGCCGACGGGTTCCAGCCCAACTTCGGCGGCCTGCACGAGGCCCTGACCGGCTCCCCCGTGGGCGCCGACACCGCGAAGAGCAAGGAAATCGGCGTCAAGTTCGACTTCATGGACGGCAAGATCTCCGGCTCGATCAGCCATTACAAGATCACCAAGAACGCGTGGCTCGCCTCGGGCTTCTCCACGCCGGCCCCGCTCGGTCACGTCCGCTTCGATCCGACCAAGCCGATCATCTACAACCTGGGTGACGCCAACGGCACGGGCTTTTTCAACCCCTTCACCAACACGCCTTATACCACCCATGCGGCGGATGGCAGCGTCATCACCCTCCCGGGTTTCGTGTCCAATGGCCAGACCTACACGCCCAATGCCCCGGAGCAGGCGGCTTGGATTGCGGCGATCAATGCGGGAGCGGTCACCCTGACTTCCCCCATTAACGGCCAAAGCCAGAATGCCGGCAGCATCTACCTCAACGCCAGCAATCCGGCCGGGGCGGCGTGGTTGGATGCCCAGTTTGCCGCGGCTGCGCCCGGCTGGGCCGGCTGGATTTATCAGGGCAACTCCACCAACGATCCCGGTGTCAACAATGCGACCCTGGACGACGCCGCGTTCCAGAACGGGCCGCAGCAGGCCGCCATTCCCTCCGTCTCCCAGGCCGAGGGCTGGGATGGCACGATCATGTTCACGCCGAACGACCACTTCCAGGTCGTCGTCTCGGCCTCGATCAACACCTCCGTCCAGCTGATCAACAAGGGCCAGTGGATCAAGTATCCGTATCCGCAGGACCGCTGGGCGACATGGTATTTCCCGAACGGGGGCTTCGGCCTGAAGGGGCAGACGCTGGCCGCGGCCTATACGGACCCGACCGACACCTCGACCCGCACCAACACGGGCACCTTCCCGGGTGACGACACGCCGAAGAACCGGTTCACCGCCTTCTGTAATTACAAGTTCCGCGACTCGCTCAAGGGCTGGGTGGCCGGCGCCGGCGTCGACTGGACCTCCCAGCGCGCCTACTTCTCCGGCGTGACCCACGGCAGCGGCCAGGTCCAGACCGACGTCAACGGCAAGGTCATCGTGCTCTACTCGCCCTCGCAGATGACGGTGAACGGCTTCGTGCGCCGCGAGTGGAAGAGCGGCGGCTACAGCCAGTCGCTCCAGCTGAACATCTACAACCTGCTCGACGATACCAAGCTCTACGGGTCGATCTACAACCCGCCGATCACGGCGCATCTCACCTACGATATCGCGTTCTGA
- a CDS encoding MFS transporter, with translation MTTPASSDRLSFKEKLAYGLGDTASNFYFQAFNLFLSYYYTDVVGIKDAAAVGTLLGTMPILVALLNPVIGVVADRTSTRWGKFRPWILWGAVPYGILGYIMFTTPDVSLAGKLTYAYLTYTLMLITYAAINTPYGALMGVMSPSSEDRTSLSSYRFACAFLGALLIGWLVPVLKDVLTPAGGVPADGFRNTMAIFAVLSVGMFLYTFFNTRERVAAPVNQRTSLGRDLGDLRSNGPWLVLFFVAFLNLTNVGLRSGAGIYYFKYAVGNEGALGTFNLVGFLCFILGALSTKLFTAHFSRRSLMIVLTIINAAGIGGCYFVAPHNLVALYVLNIIGSFAAGPTPAIVWSLYADTADFGEWKFGRRATGLIFSATVMVQKIGLAIGGGMIGWLLSYYGYEANAVQTPRALHGINLLFSLLPGCFALLAGLAIVFYRLDEPQVKQMEQELAARKAAAAT, from the coding sequence GTGACCACTCCCGCCTCCAGCGACCGGCTGTCCTTCAAGGAAAAACTTGCCTACGGCCTCGGTGACACCGCCTCGAACTTCTACTTCCAGGCGTTCAACCTGTTCCTTTCCTATTACTACACCGACGTCGTCGGCATCAAGGATGCCGCCGCGGTGGGGACGCTGCTCGGCACCATGCCGATCCTGGTGGCGCTGCTCAACCCGGTCATCGGCGTCGTCGCCGACCGCACCAGCACCCGCTGGGGCAAGTTCCGGCCGTGGATCCTGTGGGGCGCCGTGCCCTACGGCATTTTGGGCTACATCATGTTCACCACCCCGGATGTCAGCCTGGCCGGCAAGCTGACCTACGCCTACCTCACCTACACGCTGATGTTGATCACCTATGCCGCGATCAACACGCCCTACGGCGCCCTCATGGGCGTCATGTCCCCGTCCTCGGAGGATCGCACTTCGCTTTCCTCCTACCGTTTCGCCTGCGCCTTCCTCGGCGCGCTGCTCATCGGCTGGCTCGTGCCGGTCCTGAAGGACGTGCTGACCCCGGCCGGCGGGGTTCCGGCGGACGGTTTCCGCAACACCATGGCGATCTTCGCCGTGCTGTCGGTCGGCATGTTTCTCTACACGTTCTTCAACACCCGCGAGCGCGTCGCCGCGCCGGTCAACCAGCGGACCTCGCTCGGCCGCGACCTGGGCGACCTCCGGTCGAACGGCCCGTGGCTCGTGCTCTTCTTCGTGGCCTTCCTGAACCTGACGAATGTCGGCCTGCGCAGCGGCGCCGGCATCTACTACTTCAAATACGCCGTGGGCAACGAGGGCGCCCTCGGCACGTTCAACCTCGTCGGCTTCCTCTGCTTCATCCTCGGCGCGCTCTCGACCAAGCTCTTCACCGCGCACTTCTCCCGGCGCTCGCTGATGATCGTCCTGACCATCATCAACGCCGCCGGCATCGGCGGCTGCTACTTCGTCGCCCCGCACAACCTGGTCGCGCTCTATGTGCTGAACATCATCGGCTCCTTTGCCGCCGGCCCGACGCCGGCCATCGTGTGGTCGCTCTATGCCGACACCGCCGACTTCGGCGAGTGGAAGTTCGGCCGCCGGGCCACCGGCCTGATCTTCTCCGCCACCGTCATGGTGCAGAAGATCGGCCTCGCCATCGGCGGCGGCATGATCGGCTGGCTGCTCAGCTACTACGGCTACGAGGCCAACGCGGTGCAGACCCCGCGCGCCCTGCACGGCATCAACCTGCTTTTCAGCCTGCTGCCGGGCTGCTTCGCTTTGCTGGCCGGCCTGGCGATCGTCTTCTACCGGCTCGACGAGCCGCAGGTGAAACAGATGGAGCAGGAACTCGCCGCGCGCAAGGCCGCGGCCGCCACCTGA